The Quercus robur chromosome 3, dhQueRobu3.1, whole genome shotgun sequence DNA segment TGATGCTTCCCTCCTTGCCAGTTAAAGCCTTAAAGATAAGAAAGCCTTCTGGGCAAACTTACAAGAAAGTACATCCAATTATTCATTTCTTGTGACCAACTAGTGCATTGTCATTGCACTCACCATCACCATCAAGATCGACATCCACTCGCtctataacaaaaagttatgtTAGGATCGCGGACCGAATTGGCAACAACTTTGTATCATAATTCGTCACGTGATGAGTTGTAATTAACAAAAATGTGATAATGAGTTATGTGAGGACAAATTTTTACCAATTATAATTCGTTACATAGTAAGTTATGGCACAaaattatgtcaatttggtGGTCTCAACATTACTCCTATAACAAAACTAGGGTATCCTACATCTTCTTAATTAGTACATGTCaacaaggttgtcaaaatcgggatcttACATAGGATCGTGGGAGATTAGTGAGATTGTGAATCGTAGAATCAGATCGTAAATCGTAAGATCttatattatttgagaaaaacaaaaaatacaccttggtatgttaaataatgacataaattatacattcattgATATAATTACTATATATCACTATATTCATTTGTAAGCATCATTTAAAGAGGCTAAAAATCTCAAAACGTAACATTCTAttggaatattttattttattttattttggtccaaATGACACTCTCCCTACATTAGAGTGGAAAAACATAGTCTATggggattttatttttcatttacgTTCAATTGAGCCTTCtgtcaagttaaagaagattacaaAAAACAAATGTCGTTTGGGATCGTTAAAATCGTACAATCCTACTGATCCTGAACAATCGCAAAGATTCTTGAAAGATTCAGATCGTTTTTGACAAGTGGGATTTTAAAATCGTAGGATTGTAGGATCCGGATcgagattttgacaaccatgccTATCAACATTtacatcaattttcttttttctcaaggGGCTTCTATCATCCAACCAATCAATAAATGAATCAAGTTATTTATAAATAGTTTatacttaattttattattagtttatttatatttgtttgtttataaataaattaataatttttaatttttgttttgtttagtagCAAATGAGTCaagttcaaataaaaaagatattcatGAATAGGATTATGAATAGTAGGGCTCAAGACAAAATAAGTTGAGTCTATACTAATTTATGGACTCGGTAATAAGTTTGATGAGCCATACAATTAAATTCATGTCTTATTAAGTCTTTAATTAATTGGAAGTTGAGATTACTCATCCAAACTAAAATAGGGTTGATATGAATTTGATAATATACTTGTTTTGTATCTCAAACTCAAAAACTTGATATCGATCTTGAGCTCGGTTTGACTAATGAATAAAATTGAGTTCAAGCTCAAGCCAAACTTGAACACTCACTACTCAATAATGGTGAGAAATTGCAAGAAAAGTATTTTGCCGAaccataattttcttttcttttagagtAATAGTAGAATACTAAAaacttttattacttttatatgcttatattataaaatgatatgaCCCTACATAATTCCTATGTAATATTTAATGTTAACTAATTGGACTGTCATGTGTCCTCCTCTGGTTTAGTTAAGATAACTTTTGATGTACATGTGACAAGCTCTTCGGCTACTTTAGCTTCTGTTTATGTTAATGATCAAAAGCTAGAGTTGCATTTTGTTTGGACTAAATCTTTGGAATATTCAACGGATCCTTTGAGGTCTGAAGTAAAAaaagggttttatttatttatttatttattttatgactgttatttttatttttattttttattttttgaggagCTTATGACTATTATTCTAATAGGGGTTGcttgaaatattattaatttgaaccTCTTACTTGTTCTATTGTGGTGCCCAACTGGTCTACATCTACAGTTACTATTATagtagatattttatttttgttgcattctttttttcttcttgcttTCTGAAAGGTCACACTCACACGTATACGTTAGGAGATTAGGTAATTTCCTTGCTCATGCGATAGCCAGTTGGGCTGTTTTTTCTAATCtatataagaaaaaagattCTCATCTCCAACATCTTGCATTATGTTTTGACCTCTTCAATTGGAGATAGTGTCTCTCTCtagttgttgagtttttttttttttggttattcaggggaaaaaaaaaagtttaccaaattcacataaaaaattctCTATACTTATATGTGGTTACATGTGTTGCATTCCTTAAATTATAGTAGGATTTAAAATTTAGCTTTCCGAattgtttttgttataaatttttagcaaaactTATTCATCAGTTTTTACTTACTagagatatatatatgatgaataaaccaaaataaataaatattttttttattcgagggtaaaattttaattaaaactcaAGTTGATATTTCATCGTCGAATTATAATATAGCTACTATGATAAGTTACTAATTGTTTTATAAGGTCAAAAATAttaggaaatgatgaatttaaccATAATTTGAATACTCTCCTCACGTATGAGCTTAAACTCCCCTTAAATAAGTGAGActcaatatatgaaatttttaacaatttaaatgAGAGGTATAGTAGAGATAGTGATCAAACTCAAGATCTCCTATTATGATAccataataatttaataattatctcaaaatcttaaactactaaaaaatagtaaattttatataaattttcttatataaatcTTTAAAATTAATGTGTAAACTtttaaatacaacaaaaaaaataatttaaaattttatttattacattattaaTGTCTCACCCatagcatttattattatatcatattgattttttttttttataataaaattggtagaaggttttttttattttttattcttcttctcacttttttttctttatccaaTGAGATAAAATAAggtgaaattatattttgtcaTCCTAAACTTTACTCATGATTACACTTTGCATCTTAACTTTTTGAATACATGTTTTGCACCTTAAACTATAActcttgttacactttgcataCTAACGTCAAAATTGCTGTTAACTTGGATGGAAAAGTATAACATCACATGAAAAGATCCAATTGTCTCTCTTCTTAATCCTttaaaaacaaatgagaaattacactttactaccttaatttatactttttattatactttgcactataaattttaaattttcatccaaattaaCAGCAAACTTGATACcatggtgcaaagtgtaacaaatatcataatttatggTACATAGTATAatatgaatataatttaaagtGCAAAATGTAATATGATGTATAATTAGAATGATAAAATGTATTAAATAAAGTGCAAAAGTGTGGTTCAAATGCGTTAGGTGTTATGATattcatttattaattaaatctaaGATACAATTAAAGTCAGCTTTTGATTTGATTGATCAATGCATCTATATAGcaacacttaaaaaaatgtacgaagtttgatattaaataaaacaataaatcttaaaaaaagaaacaataagtCTAGATATACCGAAAATTTCATAGCTGTCTTAAACAATAatggtgataaaaaaaaaaataaataaatcttttcttatctatttatttatccTTCCCACGTTTTCCCACCTTtcctaatttatattttttatccttATTTATTCTCCCTTCCAATCCCAAAAGGACTTTACTACCATAACGAGTGTGGAATGTCGTAATTTACACGTGTCAACCACTGAAAGCAAGACACTACTGCATGTGGAGGTCTCATTTACACGTGTCATCAGTGAAAGAGAGTGACCATTAACGCACACCAAAAGCAAAATGTTATGTAGAACACATAAATAGTTAATACCCCAACTAATCCCACTTTTATTCTTATCAAATCTATCAACTCATCATTTAAAATCCTCATTTGTTCCgatcaaaatcaaatattttgtttcttctttttagctttttgaaaaatgctattttccctctattttcttaatatttctataataaattttaaaaataaaatgttactTGCTATTAGTAATCTatcaattaatttaaaattcacaacaaattttaaccgataaaatcttacttgatgTTGCTAATTTatcaattaatttaaaatcatcGTTTGTGTCTGTCAAAATCAAACattttgtatatatgtgtgaagcttcATTTTAGAGACATGAACCCGATCCTTACTCCCTACACtctacaaacacttatacttgtagagtgaccatctCAACAAAGATATGCGatggttttttagtttttttgaaaaatgttatctttacaatattttcataatatttttacaatatttttaagtgATAAGATGTTAATTGCTATTActaatagggaaaaaaataatttcagaactaaattcaaatataaacccaaaataacttaccatttaaaatttgttgcgTAAACggtgtgaaaatattataaaagcaacccttctcttgttttttaattttttttttggctgtcgGCACGTGACTAACCTCAACTCAAATATGAGATTAATCAACATAAGAGTTTGGAATGGACAGCGGTTAATTATTACTTTCTAATAGTAGTGATAGGTGGGGTCCagtaactaaaaataaagaacactGGGGTCCAATGGTAAAGCACTATATTCTAACTGCACCAAGTGACTCCATTTCTCTATTTTAGTGTGTAGTTGTGCACAGCAACTTGTATTGTATAATCATCTTACCTAATTCTACTCTTGACACAACACAAGTAGAGACTGCACCACATGCACAAATATctaaaacccaaaccccaatTGAATGATGTTACATACTGTAAATCTTCAGAGGTTGATGTGTCTGCTTGTTTCTTGAGAAAGTGAGTATGGTCACCTTCCCaatgtcctctctctctctctctctttataacAGTGATTGTACTGTGTTTCTtattggttttgtttggttgtaattctttttttttacactgttactattaaattatattaaagcAAAACCAACCTTACTGTTTTTAGTGCTTTTGGGTGATTGCTTTTGTGGATTCTTATCTTCTCTTAGACTGCATGGTTGTCCTCTTTAGTAAGTTTCTTCATGCAATCCTTAATGTTTGATAATAAGTCCATCTGTTGTTGGCTCCACTTTCTCTCCATGATTTTCagagtagagaaaaaaaaaaaaggaaaaaaagagtgCATGTGTTGCTTATTTGTCCTTTTCCCCTTTAAAAGTTATTGCAAGCCCAATTTTATGTTTGACATGGTTGTACTTATGCTTATTTCAATTCATTcaagaacaaatttttttgcataattgTTTATAAAATTGTAATGGGTCTGTGTATGTATGtagacttttttattttcttctcattctGCAGAGTTTTctgtaaattatttttcttgaaagttaattgacttgtttaaattttttattattatttttttgtcccctgtaaatttaaatttgttgcttttttcccccttaatgctggtttctctcttcttcttatttatttagttttgaaGTAAACATATTCTTGTGAATTGTGATATCTAATTAGGATTATCATTTATTTTGCAGTTGTAAGGAAGATAGAGTTGGACCACAGAGTTTAAGATGAGTTGATGGTTGAGATTGACAATTCTGTGATTTTGGTTGGTTCTTGGAGTATTTGAAGATAAGCCCATTTTCAAGAATTGTTGGTTATGAATGATCTCATAGGCATAAGCAGAAAAAGTTGAGGATGGTTTCATGTGAGTGTAGTTATGAGTTAGTTGGCATTCCATAAAAGTTTAGAAGATCACCAAAGCTGTTTGGGGTACTCTGTTCCCAAATTTAGTATTACTTGGGAAAAAGGTTAGAGGAAAGTATGGAGATATCAAGCCAGAAGTCTCTTGAGAAAGTTCTTTCACAAAAGGCTTTGCAGATGGGGAGTTcatttccatgccaaatttgtgTGGTGGGTTTTCTCTGTGGAGTCTGCCTCACCTCTTTGTTCCTGGCTGCTCTCACTTCATTTGGTTCCTTTGAGTTTGGTGGGTTTTCATTATCAACCATGTCCCCGGGTGCCTCACCAAGGAATTCAGGTTCAGAAATTTTCAGTAAGTGAAATTTTCTTGGTTTCTTTGATaattcttgttcttgttcttgttcttatttatttatttatttatttattttgggctgatcttttaataacaaattttcAGGAGCAATAAAGATTtaggaaattattatttggctgaatttattttgataattaatttcaattCTCGCTGTTTGCAAAAAGTTTAGTCAGAAGTTGGCAATTAGGAAAGTCGGTATTCAGGTGGAAGTTCATGAATGAGAATGATTAAAGGGTGTATTAGACGCAAGCTAAAGGTAGAATTAGCTTGTTAAATACATTTGGTTTTCACTTCCATAATTGACTTTGACTGAAGTTGCTAGATCATAGTCTAGACTCTAGTTTAATAAAGTCCACCCACTAACTTTCCTTTATATACTTCCAATAGAAGCCAGTAGTACCTACTTTTTGATgtagtatttaataatttaatctaaATCATACTTTTGGTTTCTAGATAAGTAATAATGAAGAAGCAAACTATATGGAACTAATTTAATGAGTTTGGTCATTAATTTGCTTTGAAGAATGCTCATTCTTGATTACTAATAATTTACACTAATGTCATACTtacaacttttcatttttcatttttggggtTAAAGATATTGTTACGAGTACAGATTGCAATTTTAAACCAAAGGAAACAGAGAGACTAGAggtggattcacgaagtgttaaAGAAAGGACAGATGATGAGAGAGTCTCCCTGTTGTATTCAGCTTGGAGTGCCAAGCTGACTAAATCAGTAGATGAAGAAAGTGAATACTTGAAGCAGCTGAGACTAAGCAGATCCAATGTGCCAAATGCCCCTCATTTGGAAAACTGCAAGTTGAGAACACAAGTAAATGAGCGGCTCGATAGGCGTCCTGGGAATGAGAGTTTTCCTCCTTGGACTGGGTGGAAGGGAGTGTTAGACATGAACCCAGCAGCTACAACTAATGAGCAGATGACATACTTTAGGCATCAGGTTATATCTGAAGGTGCTTACCCTCCTTGGGTATGTTTCTATGAACTATGATACACAATTTCATAGCAAAGTTTTAACTTTGAATATTACTTTAGAAATCTTCTACATAACTTTGAATATTACTTTAGAAATCTTCTACATTAGTACATTTAAGCATGCATTTgtaatatatgattttttctAATATGTGTGAACTTATGAATTTTTGAATGTTGTATAtgtatttgatttatttttgtaatcaaGCAATTCATGACAAGAAAAGCACCAGAAATTTAAACAATCAATtcttatttttaacaataaccCTGTTTTTACTGAgcaaaaatgctaaatttaaataataatccttttctttctattaaaaaaaaaaaaaactaaaatctagGTTAAACTACAATTTTAGTTCCTAAACTATGCATCAGAGTTCATTTTCATAACTAGATtgttaattgtgtcaatttagtctttaaAGTTCTGAAAATAGTTAAATGTTATCCTTGTCCTCAATTCTCTTAGAAATAGAgtaatttctacaaaatttctTAATAAATAGAGTAATTTGACTTGTAGTTAACTTTAATCCTCACCAATACGAGACAAAAGACTTTGAAGTCATCATTTGTACCATTTTAACAATTGATGGAAAATGGTGGAAAGGGTAATGTGAAGTCGTTTTGATAATTTGGGAGTTGGAATATTAAATTGATGCAATCGATAGTTGAAGAATGAAATTGAACTTACGGatagtttagggaccaaaatactTGTTTGACTTCAATTTTATATCATAGTCAAGCACATTTTTATCGACTAAACAAGTAATAATATTGATTGAAGTAATATTTGTACTTACATTGAATCTCACATGTAAGCATAAAGAGGTATAATATTCAATATAAATTTTCTACAAGGCTCATTATTAGATACGCATGGCCTGCATAATTTAGATTACAACAAAAGTCCCATGCCAAAATGGATAGTGATTAGGTAATATCTATGAAATTGACCCTGTAGATTAATGTTCATAATCCATGCACCTTTTTCACAACTAATACACAGTTCTACGTCATTTATCACATGGATATAAAAAATgtgcattttgttttttctgaTTTAATAAAACATGCAAAATCATGTGTCTTTTGTTTCTTAGTAGTTGAAGATGTAGGCGATCCGTTTGGTTCCATTTTAGTTTCTTCCTCACAATAGACAGAATCAATTAAACTTTAATTGGGTTCTTGATCACACACACAAGTTCCAATAAAATCATTGTAATCATAAAGCACATGATGTTGTTaaagtatacatatatattatttaccGAATGTTGTGGAAACACTATTAGttaaatcattttattaatcTGAAATGAGTTCACATCAAAATCTTTTCCCCTAGGTAAATATTCTCAATGCCGATTTTCGACTAATACATTCATTTCAGGGCTTtgcaaaatgaaaattaatcaCCCATTGATCATCTCTTAGTTCCAGACTTCTCATATAACCATGGAATAAACATGTCTGATCAGTCAGTTTATGGCCCATAAGCAAAAAGGCAATGATGACCTTTTAATTTATGACTTAAATTTGCAGATTACAGGGTCAGATGAAGAAAACTATCCCTACACTAGAAAGGTGCAACGGGACATATGGCTGCATCAGCATCCATTGAACTGCAGGGATCCAAATGTAAAATTTCTTGTAGCTGACTGGGAGAGATTACCCGGATTTGGTATTGGAGCACAGCTTGCTGGAATGTGTGGTCTTCTTGCTATTGCAATTAATGAGAAAAGGGTCCTTGTTACCAACTACTATAATCGGGCTGACCATGATGGATGTAAAGGTATAAACAGTAGTGATTCATATAATTAATCATATACCTTTCTAGGCAACCATCTTTATTAAGAATGATATCCAAGttgattttatgtttttttgttcaTGTTTTGGGTGGATGGTTGAAAATCTTATGGTAATTACTTTCGTCTTAGAAGATCTATGTATAAAAAGTTGAAATCTAATGATAATTGTTTTCCTCTTAGAAGAACTAAGTGTTTATAGCTTTGGATGATTAGATTTAcagtattaaaatttttgggaaatttttaaaattagtgtTCAACTAAGGAGATAATAATCATCTAATCATGACAATATCCTGTGATTTATATTATGTCATATATTCTAGTCAGTTTCAGGAAATGCATCAACATGATATTTGCACTGTAGGGTCTTGTCTATGAGGTGGTAGGTTTGGAGgctttttcattgttttttgaATCTACATTAATAAGTGAAATAGTAAGGAGGTGCAATAGTTCTTATATAAGAAAGGTGATTTCACTTTAGTAAGAAGAAAAGTAGGGAGGTGTGAAGTTCTTGTAAATAAGAGTCATAGTATGCTTTTGTAATTTGTGAAAGTTTGGTAGATAAAGCTTTGTCTAGTTAGTGTGAGGATACAAGTGGATAGTGTAACGTTTAACCctattagagatatattagcccattagcataggcctaagcctaattctactttgtgtgcaagccaagtcttcTACTTGTACtggaagtctattagtctagggtttagtctactatatatacacatgttttgattcattgtaacacagggtTTGTACtatactataatatattattgatgtagccctttagggtttcttccgtggatgtaggccgttaggctgaaccacgtaaccctcgtgtgttattgtgttctatactttatgttttcgcttccgcatccatactagcatattcaacatggtgtataatgctaatatttaacaaaccCTTGATAGTAATACATACCAAGTGTTCTCTGTAGGTTCCTCCCACGCCAGCTGGTCTTGCTATTTCTTTCCAGAAACATCTCAAGAATGCCGAGACCGTGCATTTGATCTTTTGGGGAGTGATGAGGCATGGAAAAGAGGAATCATAACtgcaaaagaaaattacagTTCAAAGGAAATATGGACTGGACGGACTCCTAGGCAAGCTACTGCATATCTAAGCATTTAAATTAACCTGCTCTCagatccaagtttcatttcattAATGTCAATTGTTAGTGCAGGTTATGGGGTGATCCTTGGGCTtatttgcaaccaacaacagAAATAAATGGGAGCTTGATTGCTTATCATCGCAAGATGGATCGCAGGTGGTGGAGGTCACAGGTACATCTTAAATTTCTTCTGGAAAGGATtgatattttcagtttttatggtttgccaagatgAACCATGGAATCTCCTATACTCATGGACTTATTATAGTTGTAAAAGGAATTAACATTGTGAAACCTAATGACTATAATTCTGTCAACATTGTTGGCAGGCAGTGCGCTACTTGATGAGATTTCAATCAGAGTACATGTG contains these protein-coding regions:
- the LOC126717539 gene encoding uncharacterized protein LOC126717539 encodes the protein MEISSQKSLEKVLSQKALQMGSSFPCQICVVGFLCGVCLTSLFLAALTSFGSFEFGGFSLSTMSPGASPRNSGSEIFNIVTSTDCNFKPKETERLEVDSRSVKERTDDERVSLLYSAWSAKLTKSVDEESEYLKQLRLSRSNVPNAPHLENCKLRTQVNERLDRRPGNESFPPWTGWKGVLDMNPAATTNEQMTYFRHQVISEGAYPPWITGSDEENYPYTRKVQRDIWLHQHPLNCRDPNVKFLVADWERLPGFGIGAQLAGMCGLLAIAINEKRVLVTNYYNRADHDGCKGSSHASWSCYFFPETSQECRDRAFDLLGSDEAWKRGIITAKENYSSKEIWTGRTPRLWGDPWAYLQPTTEINGSLIAYHRKMDRRWWRSQAVRYLMRFQSEYMCGLLNVAHHAAFGKEAAKLVLKSLGKEWPKEFTNKPNSDIEDYVWSSHKPWIPRPLLSMHVRMGDKACEMKVVEFEEYMHLADRIRKRFPHLNGIWLSTEMQEVIDKSKSYSNWNFYYTNVTRQVGNMTMASYESSLGRETSTNYPLVNFLMATEADFFIGALGSTWCFLIDGMRNTGGKVMAGYLSVNKDRFW